Proteins from one Streptosporangium becharense genomic window:
- a CDS encoding SDR family NAD(P)-dependent oxidoreductase produces MEGSLALVTGATSGIGLAVTRRLARAGHRVFVCARTPDAVETTVKELTANGFAADGVAADVRSVESVRDFVRTAVERYGPVDVLVNNAGRNGGGPTAKLADELWLDVIDTNLNSVFYATREALTTGGMLERGSGRIINIASTGGKQGVVLGAPYSASKHGVVGFTKAVGLELAKTGVTVNAVCPGYVETPMAERVRKGYSQVWEITEDEVLQRFNAKIPLGRYSTPEEVAGLVWYLTTEDAAPITAQAINVCGGLGNY; encoded by the coding sequence ATGGAAGGTTCGCTCGCACTCGTCACCGGGGCCACCAGCGGCATCGGACTGGCCGTGACGCGACGGCTGGCCAGGGCCGGCCACCGCGTCTTCGTCTGTGCCCGCACCCCGGACGCCGTCGAGACGACCGTCAAGGAGCTCACCGCGAACGGCTTCGCCGCCGACGGGGTGGCGGCCGACGTCCGCTCCGTGGAAAGCGTCCGCGACTTCGTCCGCACCGCCGTCGAGCGGTACGGGCCGGTGGACGTCCTGGTCAACAACGCCGGCCGCAACGGCGGCGGGCCCACCGCGAAACTCGCCGACGAGCTGTGGCTCGACGTCATCGACACCAACCTGAACAGCGTCTTCTACGCCACCCGCGAGGCGCTCACCACGGGCGGGATGCTGGAGCGGGGGAGCGGCCGGATCATCAACATCGCCTCGACCGGTGGCAAGCAGGGCGTCGTCCTGGGAGCCCCGTACTCCGCCTCCAAGCACGGCGTCGTCGGGTTCACCAAGGCCGTCGGCCTGGAGCTGGCCAAGACCGGGGTGACCGTCAACGCCGTCTGCCCCGGATACGTCGAGACGCCCATGGCCGAGCGGGTGCGCAAGGGCTACTCGCAGGTCTGGGAGATCACCGAGGACGAGGTGCTCCAGCGTTTCAACGCCAAGATCCCCCTCGGGCGCTACTCCACCCCCGAGGAGGTGGCGGGCCTCGTCTGGTACCTCACCACCGAGGACGCGGCGCCCATCACCGCCCAGGCGATCAACGTCTGCGGCGGGCTCGGCAACTACTGA